Proteins encoded by one window of Lemur catta isolate mLemCat1 chromosome 12, mLemCat1.pri, whole genome shotgun sequence:
- the PRKAA1 gene encoding 5'-AMP-activated protein kinase catalytic subunit alpha-1 isoform X3, whose protein sequence is MVMEYVSGGELFDYICKNGRKYDALGVVRTGSMKELDEKESRRLFQQILSGVDYCHRHMVVHRDLKPENVLLDAHMNAKIADFGLSNMMSDGEFLRTSCGSPNYAAPEVISGRLYAGPEVDIWSSGVILYALLCGTLPFDDDHVPTLFKKICDGIFYTPQYLNPSVISLLKHMLQVDPMKRATIKDIREHEWFKQDLPKYLFPEDPSYSSTMIDDEALKEVCEKFECSEEEVLSCLYNRNHQDPLAVAYHLIIDNRRIMNEAKDFYLATSPPDSFLDDHHLTRPHPERVPFLVAETPRARHTLDELNPQKSKHQGVRKAKWHLGIRSQSRPNDIMAEVCRAIKQLDYEWKVVNPYYLRVRRKNPVTSTYSKMSLQLYQVDSRTYLLDFRSIDDEITEAKSGTATPQRSGSVSNYRSCQRNDSDAEAQGKSSEVSLTSSVTSLDSSPVDLTPRPGSHTIEFFEMCANLIKILAQ, encoded by the exons CTGGATGAAAAAGAAAGTCGACGTCTGTTCCAACAGATCCTTTCTGGTGTAGATTATTGTCACAGGCATATGGTGGTCCATAGAGATTTGAAACCTGAAAATGTCCTGCTTGATGCACACATGAATGCAAAGATAGCTGATTTTG GTCTTTCAAACATGATGTCAGATGGTGAATTTTTAAGAACAAGTTGTGGCTCACCCAACTATGCTGCACCAGAAGTAATTTCAGGAAG ATTATATGCAGGCCCAGAGGTAGATATATGGAGCAGTGGGGTTATTCTCTATGCTTTATTATGTGGAACCCTTCCATTTGATGATGATCATGTGCCAACACTTTTTAAGAAGATATGTGATGGGATCTTTTATACCCCTCAGTATTTAAATCCTTCTGTGATTAGCCTTCTGAAACACATGCTGCAGGTGGATCCCATGAAGAGGGCCACAATCAAAGATATCAG GGAACATGAATGGTTTAAACAGGACCTTCCAAAATATCTCTTTCCTGAGGATCCATCATATAGTTCAACCATGATTGACGATGAAGCCTTAAAAGAAGTATGTGAAAAATTTGAGTGCTCAGAAGAGGAGGTTCTCAGCTGCCTTTATAATAGAAATCACCAGGACCCTTTGGCAGTTGCCTACCATCTCATAATAGATAACAGGAGAATAATGAATGAAGCCAAAGATTTCTACTTGGCGACAAGCCCACCTGATTCTTTCCTCGATGATCACCATCTGACTCGGCCCCATCCTGAAAGAGTACCATTCTTGGTTGCTGAAACACCACGGGCACGTCATACTCTCGATGAATTAAATCCACAGAAATCCAAACATCAAGGTGTAAGGAAAGCAAAATGGCATTTAGGAATTAGAAGTCAAAGTCGACCAAATGATATCATGGCAGAAGTATGCAGAGCAATTAAACAATTGGATTATGAATGgaag GTTGTAAACCCATATTATTTGCGTGTACGAAGGAAGAATCCTGTGACAAGCACATACTCCAAAATGAGTCTACAATTATACCAAGTGGATAGTAGAACTTACTTATTGGATTTTCGTAGTATTGATG ATGAAATTACAGAAGCCAAATCAGGGACTGCTACTCCACAGAGATCGGGATCAGTTAGCAACTATCGATCTTGCCAAAGGAATGATTCAGATGCTGAGGCTCAAGGAAAATCCTCAGAAGTTTCTCTTACCTCATCTGTGACCTCACTTGACTCTTCTCCTGTTGACTTAACTCCAAGACCTGGAAGTCACACAATAGAATTTTTTGAGATGTGTGCAAATCTAATTAAAATTCTTGCACAGTAA